AACTCACCCCCTCAATCATGCTGCACCCCCGAATCGACCTCGCGGCTCGCAAAGCCCAGCAACCCGTTCCGCCGAACTTGAAGACCGCCGAGCATCACTGGCTGGAGGTCAAAGACATGGACGGCCATTCCTTCGGCTTGGTCGTTGCGCAATGGAATCCGGGGGCGCGCAAATGGAGCCATTCCGGCAACGTCGGAACAGGCTTGTACCTGAACTCCGACTACTGGCGCTATGTAGCGCCCTGCCCAATGCCGGATTTCCCCGCCTGATTATTTCGCCCCGCCGGCTTTCAAGCCGTCGGGGCGATGCTTCTGGCGTTCTCCGCGCGGAATGCAACTGCGATTACTCACTAAGCGCCACAAGGGGTACTGAACTACCCAGCGAGCTTTATCTATTGGGCCTGAAGCAGCCCAACCTGCTGGAAGTGGCTGGCAATTCGGTCTAGAGCTGCGCGCGCAGACGGCGCAATCTCGGCGGAACGCGACAGCATGAGGTTGAGGCGCTGCCCGAGGCCTTCGACGTGAACCTTCGTGGCGGTTTCGCACTGGCCACCGCGGCCGTCCGATTCGCAGGGAAGAGTGGCGGCTACTCGGGATGCGTAAGTGCCGGCAGGGACGCCGTAGGCAACGACCGGCTTCTTGAGCGCCACAGCGAAGCCCACCTCATAGACGGTTCCGGAATCCGGTTCGGTCCCCCGAAAGTTCACCAGGTTGGCTGCAATGCCGTCCGCGCGCTGGATGAGCTCGATGTTCGCGTCGTAGATTCGCTGGGCGATTTCATCCTCGGTGCCCCCGAACCCGTCCGGCAGGCCGCCATCGGACGGCACTAGGGCAACCATCCCGAGCTGCTCGCAATGGGCCTTCAGCGCCTTGAAAATCTCGGCGCGCTCGGGGAAGAAGACGTCAGGCCCGGCCAGGTAGACGTGCGGGCGTGCTGGTTGCTCTCTCATGGAAACTCAAGAAATTGAAAATGAGGCGCGCCGTAAGGGCGCTCATCTGTTATTGGCGGTGGAATCCGTTCAGTCGTCCAGGCGTATCCGAGGGGCGAAGCGGTCCGGGTACAAGTTGCGCATCCGTGCGCTGGGGCTCACGACCTCAATCGGAGTCAACACGGAGACGCCCTGCTCGCCCGATTCCTTTCTAGGCATGAAAGCGGGAGTCGCCGAACACGGCCCCTGAAACCACATATAGCCCGTCTGCAGGCCGTCGTACTTCATCCACAGGATGCGAAAGCGGTCCACCAGTACCTGGCGCGGCTCCTCCCAGGTGTCCCGGTTAATCTCAACGACAT
The genomic region above belongs to Variovorax sp. PBL-E5 and contains:
- a CDS encoding nucleoside 2-deoxyribosyltransferase yields the protein MREQPARPHVYLAGPDVFFPERAEIFKALKAHCEQLGMVALVPSDGGLPDGFGGTEDEIAQRIYDANIELIQRADGIAANLVNFRGTEPDSGTVYEVGFAVALKKPVVAYGVPAGTYASRVAATLPCESDGRGGQCETATKVHVEGLGQRLNLMLSRSAEIAPSARAALDRIASHFQQVGLLQAQ